From a region of the Vicia villosa cultivar HV-30 ecotype Madison, WI unplaced genomic scaffold, Vvil1.0 ctg.000374F_1_1, whole genome shotgun sequence genome:
- the LOC131627626 gene encoding uncharacterized protein LOC131627626 isoform X3: protein MTKLRGAVTDNLSCNFLSSPCFGKKIKCPIQCPLKSPSDPNAKVCSLDCASPICKTQCKHRKPNCNGRGSACLDPRFVGADGIVFYFHGRSNQHFALVSDQNLQINARFIGLRPKGRARDYTWIQALGILFESHNFIVEATKPTKWDHEIDHLKFSYNGEELHVPRGYLSKWEFQEKKISVERTSNTNSAVVNVHGIVEIYVNVVPVTKEDSRIHNYQIPDNDCFAHLEVQFKFYDLSSKVEGVLGRTYQPDFENPAAKLGVAMPVVGGEDRYRTTSLLSSDCGACLFVPGDNSRNNNNVIVQVLPTVGMV, encoded by the exons ATGACAAAGTTGCGGG GAGCAGTAACAGACAACCTGAGCTGCAACTTTCTGAGCAGTCCGTGCtttggaaagaaaataaaatgcccTATTCAGTGCCCTCTTAAATCACCCTCTGACCCAAATGCCAAAGTTTGCTCTCTTGACTGTGCTTCTCCCATATGCAAAACTCAATGCAAAC ATCGCAAACCAAACTGCAATGGTCGTGGATCAGCATGCTTAGACCCGCGCTTTGTTGGAGCAGATGGAATAGTTTTCTACTTCCATGGAAGATCCAATCAACATTTCGCCTTAGTATCTGATCAAAATCTCCAAATCAATGCACGTTTCATTGGCCTAAGACCCAAAGGTAGAGCAAGAGATTATACATGGATTCAAGCACTTGGAATCCTCTTTGAATCTCACAACTTCATTGTGGAAGCAACCAAACCAACAAAATGGGATCATGAAATTGATCATTTGAAATTCTCTTACAATGGAGAGGAACTTCATGTTCCTCGAGGTTACCTCTCTAAATGGGAGTTTCAAGAAAAGAAAATTAGTGTAGAGAGAACATCAAACACCAACAGTGCTGTTGTTAATGTTCATGGAATTGTGGAGATATATGTGAATGTTGTGCCTGTAACTAAGGAAGATAGTAGAATTCATAACTATCAAATTCCTGATAATGATTGTTTTGCTCATTTGGAGGTTCAGTTTAAATTTTATGATCTGTCTTCCAAAGTTGAAGGTGTTCTTGGGAGGACTTATCAGCCGGATTTTGAAAATCCAGCGGCTAAGTTAGGTGTGGCAATGCCGGTGGTTGGAGGTGAAGATAGATATAGAACTACATCACTTCTTTCTTCTGATTGTGGTGCTTGTTTATTTGTTCCTGGTGATAATTCCAGAAACAACAACAATGTGATTGTGCAAGTGTTGCCAACAGTGGGAATGGTGTAG
- the LOC131627626 gene encoding uncharacterized protein LOC131627626 isoform X1, protein MLGDVDLFQQVQQHVQQQIQQQMQQQMQQMQQLFQQQYGGGGFRAVGNQGVVDENDEENKITQTKQISRAVTDNLSCNFLSSPCFGKKIKCPIQCPLKSPSDPNAKVCSLDCASPICKTQCKHRKPNCNGRGSACLDPRFVGADGIVFYFHGRSNQHFALVSDQNLQINARFIGLRPKGRARDYTWIQALGILFESHNFIVEATKPTKWDHEIDHLKFSYNGEELHVPRGYLSKWEFQEKKISVERTSNTNSAVVNVHGIVEIYVNVVPVTKEDSRIHNYQIPDNDCFAHLEVQFKFYDLSSKVEGVLGRTYQPDFENPAAKLGVAMPVVGGEDRYRTTSLLSSDCGACLFVPGDNSRNNNNVIVQVLPTVGMV, encoded by the exons ATGCTGGGAGACGTGGACTTATTTCAACAAGTGCAACAACATGTgcaacaacaaatacaacaacaaATGCAACAACAAATGCAACAAATGCAACAATTATTTCAACAACAATATGGTGGTGGTGGATTTAGAGCGGTTGGTAACCAAGGAGTGGTAGACGAGAATGatgaagaaaacaaaataacGCAGACGAAACAAATCTCGA GAGCAGTAACAGACAACCTGAGCTGCAACTTTCTGAGCAGTCCGTGCtttggaaagaaaataaaatgcccTATTCAGTGCCCTCTTAAATCACCCTCTGACCCAAATGCCAAAGTTTGCTCTCTTGACTGTGCTTCTCCCATATGCAAAACTCAATGCAAAC ATCGCAAACCAAACTGCAATGGTCGTGGATCAGCATGCTTAGACCCGCGCTTTGTTGGAGCAGATGGAATAGTTTTCTACTTCCATGGAAGATCCAATCAACATTTCGCCTTAGTATCTGATCAAAATCTCCAAATCAATGCACGTTTCATTGGCCTAAGACCCAAAGGTAGAGCAAGAGATTATACATGGATTCAAGCACTTGGAATCCTCTTTGAATCTCACAACTTCATTGTGGAAGCAACCAAACCAACAAAATGGGATCATGAAATTGATCATTTGAAATTCTCTTACAATGGAGAGGAACTTCATGTTCCTCGAGGTTACCTCTCTAAATGGGAGTTTCAAGAAAAGAAAATTAGTGTAGAGAGAACATCAAACACCAACAGTGCTGTTGTTAATGTTCATGGAATTGTGGAGATATATGTGAATGTTGTGCCTGTAACTAAGGAAGATAGTAGAATTCATAACTATCAAATTCCTGATAATGATTGTTTTGCTCATTTGGAGGTTCAGTTTAAATTTTATGATCTGTCTTCCAAAGTTGAAGGTGTTCTTGGGAGGACTTATCAGCCGGATTTTGAAAATCCAGCGGCTAAGTTAGGTGTGGCAATGCCGGTGGTTGGAGGTGAAGATAGATATAGAACTACATCACTTCTTTCTTCTGATTGTGGTGCTTGTTTATTTGTTCCTGGTGATAATTCCAGAAACAACAACAATGTGATTGTGCAAGTGTTGCCAACAGTGGGAATGGTGTAG
- the LOC131627626 gene encoding uncharacterized protein LOC131627626 isoform X2 — protein MGVSKRNCLIFFVLLSLAMNMETIAGAVTDNLSCNFLSSPCFGKKIKCPIQCPLKSPSDPNAKVCSLDCASPICKTQCKHRKPNCNGRGSACLDPRFVGADGIVFYFHGRSNQHFALVSDQNLQINARFIGLRPKGRARDYTWIQALGILFESHNFIVEATKPTKWDHEIDHLKFSYNGEELHVPRGYLSKWEFQEKKISVERTSNTNSAVVNVHGIVEIYVNVVPVTKEDSRIHNYQIPDNDCFAHLEVQFKFYDLSSKVEGVLGRTYQPDFENPAAKLGVAMPVVGGEDRYRTTSLLSSDCGACLFVPGDNSRNNNNVIVQVLPTVGMV, from the exons ATGGGTGTCTCAAAGAGAAATTgcttaatattttttgtgttgcTTTCTTTGGCAATGAATATGGAAACAATTGCAGGAGCAGTAACAGACAACCTGAGCTGCAACTTTCTGAGCAGTCCGTGCtttggaaagaaaataaaatgcccTATTCAGTGCCCTCTTAAATCACCCTCTGACCCAAATGCCAAAGTTTGCTCTCTTGACTGTGCTTCTCCCATATGCAAAACTCAATGCAAAC ATCGCAAACCAAACTGCAATGGTCGTGGATCAGCATGCTTAGACCCGCGCTTTGTTGGAGCAGATGGAATAGTTTTCTACTTCCATGGAAGATCCAATCAACATTTCGCCTTAGTATCTGATCAAAATCTCCAAATCAATGCACGTTTCATTGGCCTAAGACCCAAAGGTAGAGCAAGAGATTATACATGGATTCAAGCACTTGGAATCCTCTTTGAATCTCACAACTTCATTGTGGAAGCAACCAAACCAACAAAATGGGATCATGAAATTGATCATTTGAAATTCTCTTACAATGGAGAGGAACTTCATGTTCCTCGAGGTTACCTCTCTAAATGGGAGTTTCAAGAAAAGAAAATTAGTGTAGAGAGAACATCAAACACCAACAGTGCTGTTGTTAATGTTCATGGAATTGTGGAGATATATGTGAATGTTGTGCCTGTAACTAAGGAAGATAGTAGAATTCATAACTATCAAATTCCTGATAATGATTGTTTTGCTCATTTGGAGGTTCAGTTTAAATTTTATGATCTGTCTTCCAAAGTTGAAGGTGTTCTTGGGAGGACTTATCAGCCGGATTTTGAAAATCCAGCGGCTAAGTTAGGTGTGGCAATGCCGGTGGTTGGAGGTGAAGATAGATATAGAACTACATCACTTCTTTCTTCTGATTGTGGTGCTTGTTTATTTGTTCCTGGTGATAATTCCAGAAACAACAACAATGTGATTGTGCAAGTGTTGCCAACAGTGGGAATGGTGTAG